One part of the Dermacentor andersoni chromosome 2, qqDerAnde1_hic_scaffold, whole genome shotgun sequence genome encodes these proteins:
- the LOC126541358 gene encoding uncharacterized protein — MFAKVALFCLVAVAAAAPLEDYPPQPYGFSYDSTDEYGTRLTREETGDENNNKVGSYSYTDAQGISRTVRYTADAEGFHATVETNEPGTKSSNPADAVYTSSAVEVAPAPAAAVVAKPVVVQSAPAAVAVHAAPATVAVHATPVAVHAVHPVQYAVHPAQYAVHPAQYAVHPAQYAVVHPAPFTVAKSA; from the exons ATGTTTGCCAAG GTCGCCCTCTTCTGcctcgtcgccgtcgccgccgcggcTCCCCTTGAGGATTAC CCACCTCAGCCATACGGCTTCAGCTATGACTCCACCGACGAGTACGGCACCCGACTGACCCGCGAGGAGACCGGTGACGAAAACAACAACAAGGTCGGCTCCTACAGCTACACCGACGCACAGGGCATCTCCCGTACCGTCAGGTACACCGCCGACGCCGAGGGATTCCACGCCACCGTGGAGACCAACGAGCCGGGAACCAAGAGCTCGAACCCAGCCGATGCCGTGTACACCTCTAGCGCCGTCGAGGTCGCCCCTGCCCCAGCTGCCGCCGTCGTTGCCAAGCCCGTGGTCGTGCAGTCCGCCCCAGCGGCCGTCGCTGTGCACGCCGCCCCAGCCACCGTTGCTGTGCACGCCACTCCTGTTGCTGTGCATGCTGTGCACCCGGTCCAGTACGCCGTGCACCCGGCCCAGTACGCTGTGCACCCGGCCCAGTACGCTGTGCACCCGGCCCAGTACGCCGTCGTCCACCCAGCTCCTTTCACCGTCGCCAAGAGCGCTTGA